One segment of Ancylothrix sp. D3o DNA contains the following:
- a CDS encoding PAAR domain-containing protein, which yields MLPAAQLTNLTVTGDVITAPGAPNVLIQGLPAACVGDVVAGPVCVGSITMGSFTVLIAGRPAARTTSLVVGANPITGIPVTTSVIGLGVTVLIGG from the coding sequence ATGTTACCAGCAGCCCAGCTTACCAATCTAACAGTCACCGGCGATGTCATCACAGCCCCCGGAGCCCCCAACGTCCTAATTCAAGGATTACCAGCCGCCTGTGTTGGCGACGTAGTAGCCGGGCCCGTTTGTGTAGGCAGCATCACAATGGGGTCATTTACCGTCCTCATAGCTGGCAGGCCGGCGGCCCGCACCACCTCACTTGTCGTCGGAGCCAACCCAATTACAGGCATCCCCGTCACCACAAGCGTCATCGGACTTGGAGTTACCGTACTCATTGGCGGATAA
- a CDS encoding putative baseplate assembly protein, whose product MEFNFLPKLPKSNLDDRTFEDLVEECLVRIPRYCPEWTNYNPSDPGITLIELFAWLSDQMFARFNQVPRRNYIAFLELLGIRLNPPAPAQTAQTFYLSAALPETYTIPAGTEIATPRTENEEAIIFSTDRPLTIASPRIRHFLTAENAAENQPQMLRDRWAGTWRREPDGHWQGLPLAIFNEQPQPGNSFYLAFEPDQPSEGNVIALTLTGLAATPTGINPEQPPRHWEAWDGQTWQPVLLRESDDNSKGFSFNNQRQNNNPLQAADVVLHLPQQWPVVQFVTYVGRWLRCTCTPPKPNQPSYSSSPRIVGLNVRSIGGTVQATQSTLIRNELLGESDGTPGQTFVLQNAPLLPRRDTERLLVTPPGGLPQLWQEVSDFASSGPQDLHYTIDDLTGTIQFGPLIREPGQLQQQTRLRTAGQTATSNQRAAGEADARHYGAVPPRGSTIQMVAYRTGGGQKGNVQAGTITMLKSAVPYVARVINHTSARNGADAESLEEAVIRVPRLLRTRDRAVTSEDFETLAKEGGRGAVARVLCLSPTRKEQAGRVELLLVPQTNITGIDAGTGIDPDFFNLSPQLTEQVQEYLDERRLLGVQVTCRQPEYVGVAVQTEISLEPEYNNPSARQEILLKAQVALYRFLNPLCGGPEGTGWPFGRPAYPSDIITLLQKIAGIRYLGAVQLFELRRQGSTWERIMPREPTINPGPLGLIVSWRNDQLRSGHTINLI is encoded by the coding sequence ATGGAATTTAACTTCTTACCAAAACTACCAAAATCAAACCTAGATGACCGCACCTTTGAAGACCTAGTAGAAGAGTGCCTGGTACGAATTCCCCGCTACTGCCCAGAGTGGACAAACTACAACCCCAGCGATCCAGGTATCACCCTGATTGAACTATTCGCGTGGTTGAGCGATCAAATGTTTGCCCGCTTCAACCAAGTGCCCCGACGTAACTACATCGCCTTTTTAGAACTATTGGGAATTCGGCTCAACCCACCGGCCCCCGCCCAAACCGCCCAAACCTTTTACCTAAGCGCCGCCCTACCAGAAACCTACACCATACCAGCCGGCACAGAAATAGCCACTCCCAGAACAGAAAACGAAGAAGCAATAATTTTCAGCACAGACCGGCCCTTAACAATCGCCAGCCCAAGAATCCGACACTTTCTCACCGCCGAAAACGCAGCAGAAAACCAACCACAAATGCTGCGGGATCGATGGGCCGGCACCTGGAGACGCGAACCCGATGGACACTGGCAAGGCTTACCCCTAGCCATTTTTAACGAACAACCCCAACCAGGAAATAGCTTTTACCTAGCCTTTGAGCCAGACCAACCCAGCGAAGGCAACGTCATCGCCCTAACCTTAACCGGCCTCGCCGCCACCCCCACCGGCATCAATCCCGAACAACCCCCCCGCCACTGGGAAGCGTGGGACGGACAAACCTGGCAGCCGGTACTACTACGCGAAAGCGACGACAACAGCAAAGGCTTTAGCTTCAATAATCAGCGTCAAAACAACAACCCCCTCCAAGCAGCCGATGTAGTCCTGCACTTGCCCCAGCAGTGGCCCGTCGTTCAATTTGTCACCTATGTTGGCCGGTGGCTGCGCTGCACCTGTACCCCTCCCAAACCCAACCAACCAAGCTACAGCAGTTCACCCCGCATTGTCGGTTTAAACGTTCGCTCCATTGGCGGCACAGTACAAGCCACCCAAAGCACATTAATTCGCAACGAACTGTTAGGAGAAAGCGACGGCACACCAGGGCAAACTTTCGTGCTGCAAAACGCTCCCCTCTTACCCCGCCGCGACACAGAACGCCTGCTCGTAACACCCCCCGGAGGACTACCCCAACTGTGGCAAGAAGTCAGCGACTTTGCCAGTTCTGGCCCCCAAGACCTGCACTACACCATTGATGACCTAACCGGCACCATTCAATTTGGGCCCTTAATCCGCGAACCCGGTCAACTGCAACAGCAAACCCGCTTGCGGACAGCCGGTCAGACAGCCACCAGCAACCAGCGGGCCGCAGGAGAAGCAGATGCGCGCCACTACGGAGCCGTCCCCCCCAGAGGCTCCACAATTCAAATGGTTGCTTACCGCACCGGCGGAGGCCAAAAAGGAAACGTCCAGGCCGGCACCATTACAATGTTAAAATCTGCCGTTCCTTACGTCGCCAGAGTCATCAACCACACCAGCGCCCGCAACGGAGCCGATGCCGAATCCTTAGAAGAAGCCGTTATCCGAGTGCCGAGACTGCTACGGACAAGGGATCGAGCCGTCACCTCAGAAGACTTTGAAACTCTCGCCAAAGAAGGCGGCAGAGGAGCCGTTGCCCGCGTTCTCTGCCTATCGCCCACTCGGAAAGAGCAGGCCGGTAGGGTCGAATTACTCCTAGTTCCCCAAACCAACATCACAGGCATCGACGCCGGTACCGGCATTGATCCAGATTTTTTCAACCTTTCACCCCAACTCACAGAGCAAGTACAGGAATATCTCGACGAACGGCGCTTGCTCGGCGTGCAGGTAACTTGCCGGCAACCCGAATATGTTGGCGTAGCAGTGCAAACCGAAATTTCCCTAGAACCCGAATATAACAACCCCAGCGCCCGCCAAGAAATTCTTTTAAAAGCTCAGGTGGCCCTCTACCGCTTCCTTAACCCGCTCTGCGGCGGCCCAGAAGGTACCGGCTGGCCTTTTGGTCGTCCCGCCTACCCTTCCGATATCATCACCCTCTTACAAAAAATTGCTGGCATTCGCTATTTAGGAGCCGTCCAGCTATTTGAATTACGCCGGCAGGGTTCAACATGGGAGCGAATCATGCCCCGCGAACCCACGATCAATCCTGGCCCCCTTGGGCTGATTGTATCCTGGCGCAACGATCAACTGCGTTCCGGTCACACTATTAATCTGATTTAA
- a CDS encoding phage tail protein, translating into MTQARDVLPLRLQLTPMQLPETTPVAVGKSSGSSAFSALATAQENVAGCNLLVRPGEPSEIIVKIENLSNRYLELNALVEGDFPSPWCRLRLEGSQIAPGAKMEAVLYFQIPANFFEFDESLQPQKSLQLDYQGMIYVSVNQENGIQFKEAASFNLYIRPRSLYLNFLPEIYSQVDFIGRLLAIFERTFEPAPQTLDVLWAYLDPLTAPEKMLPFLAYWVGWPAYPGLSVELQRTLIRNAMQIYRWRGTKRGLRFYLSLVLGLPLDENLRETEKHISIEEVSSKGLVMGETLLGQDSFIGGGQPYHFIVRLRPLAGGFINEHLARQIIEQEKPAFCSYELYIENRNNSS; encoded by the coding sequence ATGACACAAGCTCGTGATGTTCTTCCTCTGCGCCTGCAATTAACGCCGATGCAACTCCCAGAAACAACGCCAGTGGCGGTGGGAAAAAGCAGCGGTAGTTCCGCTTTTTCTGCGTTGGCTACTGCACAAGAAAATGTGGCCGGTTGCAATTTGTTGGTGCGCCCCGGAGAACCGAGCGAAATTATTGTCAAAATTGAAAACTTGAGCAACCGTTATTTAGAATTAAATGCCCTAGTTGAGGGCGATTTTCCCTCACCTTGGTGCCGGTTGCGTCTGGAAGGTTCCCAGATCGCTCCCGGTGCCAAAATGGAAGCAGTGCTTTATTTTCAAATTCCTGCCAACTTTTTTGAGTTTGATGAATCTTTACAGCCGCAAAAAAGCCTTCAACTCGATTATCAAGGCATGATTTATGTGTCGGTAAACCAAGAAAACGGCATTCAATTCAAGGAAGCAGCAAGTTTTAATCTTTACATCCGTCCGCGCAGTTTGTACTTGAATTTTTTGCCAGAAATTTACTCCCAAGTAGATTTTATTGGCCGGTTGCTGGCAATTTTTGAGCGCACTTTTGAACCCGCCCCGCAAACTTTAGATGTCCTTTGGGCTTATCTTGATCCGCTCACTGCACCCGAAAAAATGCTGCCTTTTTTGGCTTACTGGGTTGGCTGGCCGGCCTACCCCGGATTGAGCGTTGAACTCCAGCGAACTCTCATTCGTAACGCCATGCAAATTTATCGCTGGCGGGGTACAAAACGCGGTTTGCGGTTTTATCTAAGTTTGGTGCTCGGTTTACCTTTAGACGAAAACCTCAGAGAAACTGAGAAGCATATCAGTATTGAGGAGGTTTCTAGTAAAGGTTTGGTTATGGGAGAAACCCTCCTCGGACAAGACTCTTTCATCGGTGGTGGGCAACCCTATCATTTTATTGTCCGTTTGCGCCCCCTTGCCGGCGGGTTCATTAATGAGCATTTAGCCCGCCAAATTATCGAACAAGAAAAACCCGCTTTTTGTAGCTACGAATTGTATATAGAAAATCGGAATAATTCCTCATAG
- a CDS encoding GPW/gp25 family protein — MPDIANNQPSPHLGSGLSYPLRINLQGNLQLSSATRNIEESIFLILGTKIGERVYRPTFGSRLSELVFAPMNTQTLMLIRLHVQQALEMWEPRIIVDGVYTEPDPMRGRVDILIEYHPKDSHDTRSLVYPFYLLPPS; from the coding sequence ATGCCAGATATCGCCAACAACCAACCCAGCCCCCACCTGGGAAGTGGATTGTCTTACCCACTGCGTATCAACCTACAGGGCAACCTGCAACTAAGTTCCGCCACACGGAACATAGAAGAATCGATTTTTTTAATTTTGGGTACAAAAATAGGAGAGCGAGTCTACAGGCCGACATTTGGATCGCGCCTGTCTGAACTCGTTTTCGCCCCCATGAACACCCAAACCCTGATGTTAATTCGCTTGCACGTTCAACAAGCCCTAGAAATGTGGGAACCCAGAATCATTGTTGATGGGGTGTACACAGAACCCGATCCTATGCGTGGCCGTGTCGATATCCTAATTGAATATCACCCCAAAGATAGCCACGACACTCGCAGTTTAGTCTATCCTTTTTACCTGCTACCACCAAGCTAA